A region of Neovison vison isolate M4711 chromosome 7, ASM_NN_V1, whole genome shotgun sequence DNA encodes the following proteins:
- the THAP8 gene encoding THAP domain-containing protein 8 isoform X2, whose amino-acid sequence MGHEDWEPSCHQHLCSEHFTPSCFQWRWGVRYLRPDAVPSIFSPSPPAKRQQSSRSTEKPVVPPSPPEGTPLSPGPAVSVSAPGPVPLVVLGSASGAPEATTTVFLTPLPPPPAPAGQQPGVRAQHPLARLDAVLGALRQRVRSLQRRQEQHELRLRALEQLAQQLCQEGPPSPVSVATRPP is encoded by the exons ATGGGCCATGAGGACTGGGAGCCCAGCTGCCACCAGCACCTGTGCAGTGAGCATTTCACGCCTTCCTGCTTCCAGTGGCGCTGGGGTGTGCGCTACCTGCGGCCTGATGCAGTGCCATCCATTTTCTCCCCGTCACCCCCTGCTAAG AGGCAACAGAGTTCCCGCAGCACTGAGAAGCCAGttgtgcctccctccccaccagaggGCACGCCCCTGTCCCCTGGTCCTGCTGTCTCTGTCTCGGCCCCAGGCCCTGTGCCCCTTGTGGTACTGGGGTCAGCATCCGGAGCCCCTGAGGCCACGACCACCGTGTTCCTGACCCCCCTGCCACCGCCTCCTGCTCCTGCAGGGCAGCAGCCTGGAGTCCGGGCCCAGCACCCGCTGGCCAGGCTGGACGCTGTCCTGGGAGCGCTGCGGCAGCGGGTGCGGAGCCTGCAGCGGCGCCAGGAGCAGCACGAGCTGCGGCTGCGGGCCCTAGAACAGCTGGCGCAGCAGCTGTGCCAGGAGGGCCCCCCGAGCCCTGTGAGTGTGGCCACCCGGCCCCCGTAG